A stretch of the Alnus glutinosa chromosome 6, dhAlnGlut1.1, whole genome shotgun sequence genome encodes the following:
- the LOC133871056 gene encoding protein tesmin/TSO1-like CXC 5 isoform X1, with the protein MEQDEKNSDFQPKKLASQLDFTGANRGLANVPLLECQDAQKQLESKSQTQSHSQLESRRYPEPQMKSQPHPQPQPHQPRSPLQLQLQQQPLLPQLQERPQLGPMVNRSHPVYKLPPPTLQAAKQESPRSRPRANIEAKDNTPTKKKQCNCKSSQCLKLYCECFAAGIYCDNCNCISCQNNVENEAARKEAVGATLERNPYAFRPKIACSPRESQCSMDDSAEVQVVGKHSKGCHCKKSGCLKKYCECFQASILCSENCKCVSCKNFEGSEDRSALFHEDHNTTIYIQQAANAAISGAIGLSGYGIPLASKKRKYRELFFGIAAKDQSIHMSPQCQQENNLRASVASSLLSIPVSHSINVAVSGSSKFKYRSSLADILQLQDIKDLCSLFVILSDDATKTLAEEPIQWTEKRGKMDGQKEGENVETSIDLSTHESRDGKKGHVSRNTISNDRLSRNQVDRDGTSDSGSDGIDMDDGRPMSPGTLALMCDERDTMFMAAGSPDGVVGHGQNTSQKSSNGHVFTGLYAEQERLVLTRLRDFLNRLITCGSIRETMPLPLAKNDTGSQQRAAKKGYVKSGSETASHKEVYDNGIIKSPVPELSSEAIAVTSCNKDLSLKVGLSDGNGEIEPNTDRVS; encoded by the exons aTGGAGCAGGACGAGAAGAATTCTGATTTTCAACCGAAAAAACTTGCGAGTCAATTGGATTTCACAGGCGCTAATAGGGGCTTGGCGAATGTGCCTTTGCTGGAATGCCAAGACGCGCAGAAACAGTTAGAATCTAAGTCGCAGACACAATCGCATTCGCAGTTAGAGTCACGTAGGTATCCAGAACCGCAAATGAAATCGCAGCCGCATCCGCAGCCACAGCCACACCAGCCTCGCTCGCCGCTACAATTGCAATTGCAGCAGCAGCCATTGCTGCCGCAATTGCAAGAGCGGCCGCAGCTAGGGCCGATGGTGAACCGGTCCCATCCTGTGTATAAACTCCCGCCACCGACATTGCAAGCTGC caAGCAAGAGTCCCCTAGATCAAGACCGCGGGCTAACATTGAAGCAAAAGACAACactccaacaaaaaaaaagcaatgTAATTGCAAAAGTTCTCAATGCTTGAAGCT GTATTGTGAGTGCTTTGCTGCTGGAATTTATTGTGATAATTGCAACTGCATAAGTTGCCAGAATAACGTGGAGAATGAGGCTGCTAGGAAGGAGGCAGTTGGAGCAACCTTAGAGCGTAATCCATATGCATTCAGACCAAAGATCGCATGTAGTCCTCGTGAATCTCAGTGTAGTATG gatGATTCAGCAGAAGTTCAAGTGGTGGGAAAGCACAGCAAAGGATGCCACTGCAAGAAATCAGGGTGCCTCAAGAAGTACTGCGAGTGCTTCCAAGCCAGTATTTTGTGTTCTGAAAACTGTAAATGTGTGAGCTGCAAAAATTTTGAAGGAAGTGAAGATAGAAGCGCTCTCTTTCATGAGGACCATAATACAACCATCTACATCCAACAGGCAGCCAATGCAGCCATTAGTGGTGCCATTGGATTATCCGGTTATGGGATCCCTCTAGCATCCAAGAAGAGAAAATATCGGGAACTATTTTTTGGGATAGCAGCCAAAGATCAATCCATTCACATGAGTCCACAATGTCAACAG GAAAATAATTTAAGAGCTTCTGTGGCTTCATCTCTGTTATCTATCCCTGTCTCACACTCTATTAATGTAGCAGTATCAGGATCTTCAAAATTTAAGTACAG ATCTTCATTGGCCGACATCCTCCAACTACAGGACATTAAGGATCTTTGCTCACTTTTCGTCATACTTTCAGACGATGCTACAAAGACACTTGCAG AGGAACCCATACAGTGGACAG AAAAAAGAGGCAAAATGGATGGGCAAAAAGAGGGGGAGAATGTTGAAACTTCTATTGATTTATCCACTCATGAGAGCAGAGATGGTAAAAAAGGACACGTTAGTCGGAACACTATTTCTAATGACCGTCTGAGTAGGAATCAAGTGGACAGAGATGGAACCAGTGATTCGGGATCTGATGGAATTGATATGGATGATGGTAGGCCAATGTCTCCTGGAACGCTTGCATTGATGTGTGATGAACGAGATACAATGTTTATGGCAGCTGGGTCACCAGATGGGGTGGTGGGCCATGGTCAAAACACAAGTCAGAAGTCATCTAATGGGCATGTCTTCACAGGACTTTATGCAGAGCAAGAAAGGCTTGTTCTGACAAGGCTTCGGGATTTTCTGAACCGGCTCATAACTTGTGGGAGCATACGGG AGACAATGCCTTTACCATTAGCCAAAAATGACACAGGAAGCCAACAAAGAGCCGCAAAAAAGGGATACGTAAAATCTGGCAGTGAAACGGCAAGTCACAAGGAGGTTTATGACAATGGCATTATAAAATCTCCTGTTCCTGAACTGTCTTCAGAAGCCATTGCAGTCACTTCTTGTAACAAAGACCTGTCTTTAAAGGTTGGGTTGTCGGATGGAAATGGGGAGATAGAACCAAATACTGATAGAGTGTCGTAg
- the LOC133871056 gene encoding protein tesmin/TSO1-like CXC 5 isoform X2 has product MEQDEKNSDFQPKKLASQLDFTGANRGLANVPLLECQDAQKQLESKSQTQSHSQLESRRYPEPQMKSQPHPQPQPHQPRSPLQLQLQQQPLLPQLQERPQLGPMVNRSHPVYKLPPPTLQAAKQESPRSRPRANIEAKDNTPTKKKQCNCKSSQCLKLYCECFAAGIYCDNCNCISCQNNVENEAARKEAVGATLERNPYAFRPKIACSPRESQCSMDDSAEVQVVGKHSKGCHCKKSGCLKKYCECFQASILCSENCKCVSCKNFEGSEDRSALFHEDHNTTIYIQQAANAAISGAIGLSGYGIPLASKKRKYRELFFGIAAKDQSIHMSPQCQQENNLRASVASSLLSIPVSHSINVAVSGSSKFKYRSSLADILQLQDIKDLCSLFVILSDDATKTLAEKRGKMDGQKEGENVETSIDLSTHESRDGKKGHVSRNTISNDRLSRNQVDRDGTSDSGSDGIDMDDGRPMSPGTLALMCDERDTMFMAAGSPDGVVGHGQNTSQKSSNGHVFTGLYAEQERLVLTRLRDFLNRLITCGSIRETMPLPLAKNDTGSQQRAAKKGYVKSGSETASHKEVYDNGIIKSPVPELSSEAIAVTSCNKDLSLKVGLSDGNGEIEPNTDRVS; this is encoded by the exons aTGGAGCAGGACGAGAAGAATTCTGATTTTCAACCGAAAAAACTTGCGAGTCAATTGGATTTCACAGGCGCTAATAGGGGCTTGGCGAATGTGCCTTTGCTGGAATGCCAAGACGCGCAGAAACAGTTAGAATCTAAGTCGCAGACACAATCGCATTCGCAGTTAGAGTCACGTAGGTATCCAGAACCGCAAATGAAATCGCAGCCGCATCCGCAGCCACAGCCACACCAGCCTCGCTCGCCGCTACAATTGCAATTGCAGCAGCAGCCATTGCTGCCGCAATTGCAAGAGCGGCCGCAGCTAGGGCCGATGGTGAACCGGTCCCATCCTGTGTATAAACTCCCGCCACCGACATTGCAAGCTGC caAGCAAGAGTCCCCTAGATCAAGACCGCGGGCTAACATTGAAGCAAAAGACAACactccaacaaaaaaaaagcaatgTAATTGCAAAAGTTCTCAATGCTTGAAGCT GTATTGTGAGTGCTTTGCTGCTGGAATTTATTGTGATAATTGCAACTGCATAAGTTGCCAGAATAACGTGGAGAATGAGGCTGCTAGGAAGGAGGCAGTTGGAGCAACCTTAGAGCGTAATCCATATGCATTCAGACCAAAGATCGCATGTAGTCCTCGTGAATCTCAGTGTAGTATG gatGATTCAGCAGAAGTTCAAGTGGTGGGAAAGCACAGCAAAGGATGCCACTGCAAGAAATCAGGGTGCCTCAAGAAGTACTGCGAGTGCTTCCAAGCCAGTATTTTGTGTTCTGAAAACTGTAAATGTGTGAGCTGCAAAAATTTTGAAGGAAGTGAAGATAGAAGCGCTCTCTTTCATGAGGACCATAATACAACCATCTACATCCAACAGGCAGCCAATGCAGCCATTAGTGGTGCCATTGGATTATCCGGTTATGGGATCCCTCTAGCATCCAAGAAGAGAAAATATCGGGAACTATTTTTTGGGATAGCAGCCAAAGATCAATCCATTCACATGAGTCCACAATGTCAACAG GAAAATAATTTAAGAGCTTCTGTGGCTTCATCTCTGTTATCTATCCCTGTCTCACACTCTATTAATGTAGCAGTATCAGGATCTTCAAAATTTAAGTACAG ATCTTCATTGGCCGACATCCTCCAACTACAGGACATTAAGGATCTTTGCTCACTTTTCGTCATACTTTCAGACGATGCTACAAAGACACTTGCAG AAAAAAGAGGCAAAATGGATGGGCAAAAAGAGGGGGAGAATGTTGAAACTTCTATTGATTTATCCACTCATGAGAGCAGAGATGGTAAAAAAGGACACGTTAGTCGGAACACTATTTCTAATGACCGTCTGAGTAGGAATCAAGTGGACAGAGATGGAACCAGTGATTCGGGATCTGATGGAATTGATATGGATGATGGTAGGCCAATGTCTCCTGGAACGCTTGCATTGATGTGTGATGAACGAGATACAATGTTTATGGCAGCTGGGTCACCAGATGGGGTGGTGGGCCATGGTCAAAACACAAGTCAGAAGTCATCTAATGGGCATGTCTTCACAGGACTTTATGCAGAGCAAGAAAGGCTTGTTCTGACAAGGCTTCGGGATTTTCTGAACCGGCTCATAACTTGTGGGAGCATACGGG AGACAATGCCTTTACCATTAGCCAAAAATGACACAGGAAGCCAACAAAGAGCCGCAAAAAAGGGATACGTAAAATCTGGCAGTGAAACGGCAAGTCACAAGGAGGTTTATGACAATGGCATTATAAAATCTCCTGTTCCTGAACTGTCTTCAGAAGCCATTGCAGTCACTTCTTGTAACAAAGACCTGTCTTTAAAGGTTGGGTTGTCGGATGGAAATGGGGAGATAGAACCAAATACTGATAGAGTGTCGTAg
- the LOC133871829 gene encoding uncharacterized protein LOC133871829 gives MIFVNIPRLPHPTLSSSLTHHSHVRPALSHTCLRHAARVPPYTPNSLYKYQPRTITATITGSGATKMEQLFDAEKLRSHFLQVLRSRRSSEVPLSVELAKPVANPLYQDASPPKISEVMESCPKVNIDGFKDLLKEENLYLITEAGDQGRLPVLILSMKENNHQRRPAVVFLHSTHKCKEWLRPLLEAYASRGYIAIAIDSRYHGERASCKTTYRDALISSWTNGDKMPFIFDTVWDLKRLADYLTQREDIDPARIGITGESLGGMHAWFGAAADTRYAVVVPIIGVQGFRWAIENDKWHGRVDSIKPVFEEARIDLGKSVIDNEVVEKVWDKIAPGLASDFDSPYSIPAIAPRPLLILNGAEDPRCPLAGLKIPEVRACKVYGEAHSSVKFKLIAQPGIGHEMTPLMVKEASDWLDRFLKQ, from the exons atgatcTTCGTCAATATTCCTCGGCTTCCACATCCAACTCTCTCATCCTCTCTGACCCACCACTCGCACGTGCGACCTGCACTTTCCCACACGTGCCTTCGCCACGCTGCACGCGTGCCACCCTACACGCCAAATTCCCTCTATAAATACCAGCCCCGGACCATAACAGCTACGATCACCGGCAGTGGAGCGACCAAAATGGAACAACTTTTCGACGCCGAGAAGCTCCGCTCGCATTTCCTCCAAGTTCTGCGTAGCAGACGATCCAGCGAAG TTCCGCTATCAGTGGAGCTTGCGAAACCTGTGGCTAACCCTTTGTATCAGGACGCTTCCCCTCCAAAAATCAGTGAG GTGATGGAGTCTTGTCCCAAGGTAAACATTGATGGGTTCAAGGACTTGCTCAAGGAGGAAAACCTCTACTTGATTACCGAG GCAGGAGACCAGGGACGCTTGCCTGTGTTGATTTTAAGCATGAAGGAAAACAATCATCAAAGAAGGCCTGCTGTTGTTTTTCTTCATAGTACACATAAATGCAAAGAGTGGTTGCGGCCATTGCTAGAG GCATATGCTTCTCGGGGATACATAGCCATCGCCATAGATTCTCGCTACCATGGTGAACGTGCCAGCTGTAAAACCACCTATCGAGAT gCTCTTATTTCATCATGGACAAATGGTGATAAAATGCCGTTCATATTTGATACG GTCTGGGACTTGAAAAGGCTGGCAGATTATCTAACACAGAGGGAAGATATAGACCCTGCCAGGATAGGAATCACGGGTGAATCACTTGGAG GTATGCATGCATGGTTTGGTGCTGCTGCTGACACCCGCTATGCAGTGGTTGTTCCTATAATTGGTGTCCAG GGGTTTCGATGGGCCATAGAGAATGATAAGTGGCATGGTCGCGTTGACAGTATAAAGCCTGTTTTTGAGG AAGCACGGATTGATCTAGGAAAGAGTGTCATTGACAATGAAGTGGTGGAGAAG GTGTGGGATAAGATTGCTCCTGGTCTAGCTTCCGACTTTGATTCACCTTACTCAATTCCAGCTATTGCACCACGTCCTCTACTCATTCTCAATG GTGCAGAAGATCCTCGTTGTCCACTTGCTGGTCTGAAAATTCCGGAAGTAAGAGCATGCAAGGTTTATGGAGAGGCCCATTCTTCTGTGAAGTTTAAG TTGATTGCACAACCTGGAATTGGGCACGAAATGACACCTTTGATGGTAAAAGAAGCTAGCGATTGGTTGGACAGGTTCCTCAAGCAATAA